A window of Cuculus canorus isolate bCucCan1 chromosome 20, bCucCan1.pri, whole genome shotgun sequence genomic DNA:
CGCGGATGCCAGCTGGAGGGTAggaagaggatggggagaaggtgGCAGTGCCCACCTGGTCGTACTCGCTGCCTGCTTCCAGCAGGCTCTGCTGGATGGCAAACTGCAGCAGATCATCCTCATCCTCCCGCAGCGTGTCCTGGTGGGTGCCCACCACGCTGTACCCTCGCGGCACTTCGAACAACGCCGGGTCCATCTCGCACACCCGGCACGAGGCTGCGGGGAGACAGGCTTTGGAGCAGCTGAGCACCCCGCTGTGTCCCCACCACCCTCCACCgtgtccccctctccccccccgtACtcagggagctggagctgctgacGCTGGAGGAGTCGCTGCTGGGTGAGGGCGCCTcgctgctggggctgtgccgCAGGGAGCTCACGGGCTCGTCGCACCCATTGAGGTTCCCGAAGGTGATGCGGGCGTTGAGGATGTGGAAGATGGGGATTTCTGCgggaaagaaaggggggggaaaaaaaaaaagcagggagggaagcTGGCTGCGCCACCCACATCGGAGACAAAGACCCCCCCTCCCCGTACCAATCTTGACGGGGAAGCCGGGCGGGAGGCGCAGGGTGATGAAGTCCCGCAGTTTGGCGAAGAGAGCGTTGCTTATTGCCATGAGGTCAATGATGGGGGCAACCTGCTCACAGAGGGACAGCGGGTGGTCCTCGCACAGCCACAGCTTCGCCTTGAACCTGCCGGGGACAGGCGCcgggctggggacccctgccTGCCCCCCCAGGGGCTCCGCAGCGGTTGGGGGGTGGACAGGGGGGGAGATATCCCTCGGTTTGCTCCTTCCTCCCTCACTTCTGCGTCTTGGTGGTGAGCTCCATGGGCCGCCCCATGTCCCGGTTGCCCAGCTCGAAGTTGGGGTTGAAGTACTCCTCAGGGGTGATGGCGGTGGGGTTGGCGTGGCTCAGCGTTTGTGTGATCAGTGTCTGCAGGACAGCCCGGGCACCATCACAGAGGGTTCAACCACCACCGGGCCGCCCCGCAAGGCTCTCGGGACACTCACCCCGTTGTTGGGCCCCACGTGTTGCTCAGCGATGCCCAGGAAGGACTGCAGGGGGGTCTTGCTgcctgcaggagaggagagggtgAGGGCTGGAGCCAGCACAGCGCCCTGCCCGTCCTGCCCGCGCCGGCTCCACCTTTGCTCTTGCCCTTGTGCTGGTCTGAGAGGTGTTCCGTCCGCGTCCGCGTGATCAGCTCCACATTGGACGCGCCGTAGACCTAGACAAGGAGGGGGAAGATGAGAGATGGATACCCCTTCAAAAGTGGCCATACCCACCCAGGCAGCTCAACATCCCCGGCCCTTCACCTTGGCCTCGTATCCATTCACCATTTCTGTCTTCTCGCTCCTCCAGCCCAGGATCCCAGATTTGTTCCTGGGATGCAATAGAGCACCATGATGGTCTTGCTCAGACAGCCCAGGGTGTGGGTGTAGGCACCCCAAGGGGCTGCTCACCCCCAGGGAAGGGCTGGTGCTGCCCCCAGCCCACCTCTCAAAGGCGATGTTCTTGGTATCGAGCTGGGTGGTGACGACGGGGGCCGTCAGCCGCCCCATCACCTGCTCCTCGGTGGGCtgcacagcagccagcagcacctcCTGGTCATGGCCAGCCAGGGCCAACGTCTCCGAGTAGACCACTCGCCGGTCGTGGTCAATCTCCATCACCACCGCGCTGGTGTctagcagcagcaggagggtcAGGGTACGCAGGAACAACCGCAGTCCCCACCACATCACCTGGTGCCGCCGCAGCACCGAGGGGCTCTGCCAGTGCTCCTTGGCAAGGGGAGACATCCCAGTGCCGGCTCACCTTGTCCTCGAAAGACGAAGCTGCGGTTGCCTCGCTGCCAGGTCATATGGTCGAAGCCCAGCAGCGTGGTGTCCACCCGCAGGTTCTGGCCACTCTTCCACACCTTGTAGGTGTCACTGGGGCAGATCTTGGACACCAGCGGCACTGGGGAAGAGACGGCGATAGCCcagccagggatggggccaccCTACACCCCCAGGGGGGCTGGCAGCGCTGAGCTGGATGGGAGATGTGCCCGAGAAGCCAGCCCCTCGGTGGGATGGAGATCTTGGCGTGCTGGCGGGCAAGAGGACAGGTGTCCCCCATCCTGGGAACGGGGATggatgctggggctgggggcaatGCCAGAAATGGGGGAGACTGCTGGGAACCCCCTGCTGCCCCCTCGATGCTCTGCCCCGCGCTTACCCCAGCTGGTGAACTCCCACTTCATCTCCACATAGAAGTCCTGGGCCTGCAGACAGCACGCTGAGGTCAGGGGGAGCCCGTGGCCAGcatccccccagccctgctgccgGGAGGTACCTTGCGCAGCTTCTCCAGCAGGATGGGGATCCCAGCCAGGCGCTTGATGGCTCTCTGGTAGTCGCGGTAGCGCAGGACCAGCTGCACCAGCTCCAGGTCACGGGTGCTCACAGCCTCCTGCAGGACTGcggggcagagaggggcagtGCCCAGGGAGATGGCACGGCACGGCACAGCAGGGCAGAGCCAGCCACGGCACGGAGCCACACGCATGTAGCACCGCGTGAGCTGTCCTTTGGGAAGCTGCAGCGCCAGGCTGAGCGTTCCCATGTTCCTGCCCAGGCAGCGTGGCAGGGCACAGAGGCAGCGAGCCGCCCGCTCACCTGTCCAGCCGCTGCGGTTCTCCTTGCCCACGTCGGCGCCATGCTTCAGCAGCACCCTGGCGCACTCCAGGTGGCCCAGCGTGGTGGCCAGGTGCAGCGGGGTGCGTCCTCGGGGGTCCAGCTGCTCAATGTCGGCCTGTGGGGAGGTTGCAGAGCTCAGAGGACATGCGCTGGACAGACCTTTCCCCGTACCCCGTACCCTCCTGCAGACCCAAGGCTCcgagctggagcagctggggaaaGCAGCCAACATTTGTGGGTATCTCAGagagcatccccatccctgatCTCCCCCAAGAGACGCACGGGCACTGCCCCCCAACAGGCTTTCCCTGCTCCCCATAGCCGCTGCCAGCCCCACGGAGAGGTGGAGAGAGTTTGGCGGTGGCTGCCAGCACGCGCCACGGAGCAGGAGCATGGCACGGCAGCGGGGAGCACGGATGCCAGCGGTGCATGGAGTTCTGCACGGCTTGATGCAGCTGCAGGCTCGGGAAAAGCCCCCACCGCAGGGATTTGGAGGTGGGGGCTGCCGTCCAGTTGCCAGGCAGCAGCTTGCTGGCAGCCCCCCTCCACCAGGGCTGGAAACGTGGCGGGCGACGTGGGTTGCGGCGGGCGCACGTGTTCCCCTGCCTGAGCCGGGGGGTGGGCGGTTGCGTGAGTGGAGCGGCTGCTTGGAGGATCCCTGAGCCCTTGGGGAGCCACGCGCTGGGGCTGCGATTGTTTGTGCCAAGCCTGGAGCCTGGCGCTCAGCCAGCCCCGAGGAATCCCTCGCCCGCTGGCAAGCGGCGCTGGGCACCCCGAGCACCCAAGGGCCCCGCTCCTCCGTGCGGTGCAGCATCGCACCCGTGCCCGAGGCTGGGGACACGACTCGGAGCCCGACGGAGCAGCAGGGCGGGGAGCTCAGCCTTtgtccccccagcacccagcaggGACAGAAGCCTTGTGCCCGGAGGGGGGCAGTTGGATGCTGCCGGAGCAGAGGGAATTGGGGACAAAGCCTAAAACAGGGCATGAGCTGCAGGGAGGCCACCCCCAGGAGGACAAACCTGGGGTGCAGGACCCAGAGGTGCCAGCTGGGACCGGGCACCTCAGAGGTGTTTGGGGCTGGACAGGGATGGGGTGTGGGCTCTCGGTGCCCAGGCTCCAACCCGCAGCAAGTCCCTGCCTCGCTCCTGGGCATGtccttctgtccctctgcttcaGGGATGTCCCCATCCATGCCCAGCATGTGGGCATCGCCCCGCCCCTCATCCCCAGGGGCTCACCAGGCAGGGGGATCCCCCAGGCTGCCCACACAGCTGGAGCAAAAcagcccccccagttccccGGGAGCCAATGTGCTGCTCCAACGCTCTCCAGGCGACTGCTGCTTCTTAATTGCGCTAATGAAATGACTCTAATTAAAGCAATCGCCCCCCAGCCGGGGGACAGGTGCTGCAGGCTCAGCAGGGCTCCCCAGCTGCAGCGCTGCCCCAGCGCCGGGTGGGATGAGGGTCCCCGCTGTGGGGACGCAGCATCAGGGCCACCCCCGGGGGAGACAGCGTGACCCAATTTTTACCAGCGAGAGCCTCGGTCCCAGGCTCTGGCGCTGGGATGGctctggcactgggatggctcgGGGGCTGTGGCACAGCCCGCTGAGTGCTGCCTGTCTTGGGGCTCTGACACCCAtcagagatggggacagggatggctTTGGAGTGGCAGCGGTGCGGCACAGGACCGCAGCTCGGCGGCTCCTCCTCCTGTGCCAGGCGCATGGCACAGCGCAGCCCCTCTGGTGGGGTTGTCCCCAGGGTGGGGGACCTCCGTGCGGGCACAGACCCCTGCACGTGCTTCTGGGTGGCAGCGGGGGACACGGGAGGTGGTGCCATGCGCTGCTGTCCCTGTGCAGCCCCAGGTCTCCGCCACGCGTGACAGGGCAGGATGTGGCGTGGGGTGTCCTGGCACAATGAGCTCCGTGTCACTGCCTGCCACATCCTAGTGGTGTCCCTGCCACGGGGACCCTCTGTCCCTCACTCCCCAGGTGGAGGCAAGCATGGATGGGCGCTCATGGTGACAATTCAAGGGTGACCACGCAGGGCCCTTATGGGGACATGGAGAGCAGCAGCGCTGCAGCTGCCCCGGTGCCTCCCAGCCCGAAACACCTGCATTTGTAGGGGGTGCCCTGTGCGGTGCCACTGCCCCACACGGGTCCCCAGGGTGGCAGGAAGGCAGAACCCCTGGGCAGGGGGACACCCAGCCCCCAGCATCACCCCCAGCACCTGCCCCGACCCACTTAGCAGGGGATGCTCCGGCACAGAGAAGGGCTG
This region includes:
- the ANKRD13B gene encoding ankyrin repeat domain-containing protein 13B isoform X5, which encodes MPGRGNYKSHEAGGCGAGGGPRGQPGAGGAVPAPLRPAPRPPLQHARRMLASCSGRKGPEGRYPLHYLVWHNRARDLDRELSTKQADIEQLDPRGRTPLHLATTLGHLECARVLLKHGADVGKENRSGWTVLQEAVSTRDLELVQLVLRYRDYQRAIKRLAGIPILLEKLRKAQDFYVEMKWEFTSWVPLVSKICPSDTYKVWKSGQNLRVDTTLLGFDHMTWQRGNRSFVFRGQDTSAVVMEIDHDRRVVYSETLALAGHDQEVLLAAVQPTEEQVMGRLTAPVVTTQLDTKNIAFERNKSGILGWRSEKTEMVNGYEAKVYGASNVELITRTRTEHLSDQHKGKSKGSKTPLQSFLGIAEQHVGPNNGTLITQTLSHANPTAITPEEYFNPNFELGNRDMGRPMELTTKTQKFKAKLWLCEDHPLSLCEQVAPIIDLMAISNALFAKLRDFITLRLPPGFPVKIGTGRGGLCLRCGWRSQLPSLLFFFPPPFFPAEIPIFHILNARITFGNLNGCDEPVSSLRHSPSSEAPSPSSDSSSVSSSSSLTSCRVCEMDPALFEVPRGYSVVGTHQDTLREDEDDLLQFAIQQSLLEAGSEYDQVTIWEALTNSKPGTHPMSHESRRGDSYAEQLRLAMALSAREQEEAERRTRQEEEELQRILQLSLTEK
- the ANKRD13B gene encoding ankyrin repeat domain-containing protein 13B isoform X2, translating into MPGRGNYKSHEAGGCGAGGGPRGQPGAGGAVPAPLRPAPRPPLQHARRMLASCSGRKGPEGRYPLHYLVWHNRARDLDRELSTKQADIEQLDPRGRTPLHLATTLGHLECARVLLKHGADVGKENRSGWTVLQEAVSTRDLELVQLVLRYRDYQRAIKRLAGIPILLEKLRKAQDFYVEMKWEFTSWVPLVSKICPSDTYKVWKSGQNLRVDTTLLGFDHMTWQRGNRSFVFRGQDTSAVVMEIDHDRRVVYSETLALAGHDQEVLLAAVQPTEEQVMGRLTAPVVTTQLDTKNIAFERNKSGILGWRSEKTEMVNGYEAKVYGASNVELITRTRTEHLSDQHKGKSKGSKTPLQSFLGIAEQHVGPNNGTLITQTLSHANPTAITPEEYFNPNFELGNRDMGRPMELTTKTQKFKAKLWLCEDHPLSLCEQVAPIIDLMAISNALFAKLRDFITLRLPPGFPVKIGTGRGGLCLRCGWRSQLPSLLFFFPPPFFPAEIPIFHILNARITFGNLNGCDEPVSSLRHSPSSEAPSPSSDSSSVSSSSSLTSCRVCEMDPALFEVPRGYSVVGTHQDTLREDEDDLLQFAIQQSLLEAGSEYDQVTIWEALTNSKPGTHPMSHESRRGDRTPQHTVSPRPAVPPAPGGGGGGPSALFPSYAEQLRLAMALSAREQEEAERRTRQEEEELQRILQLSLTEK
- the ANKRD13B gene encoding ankyrin repeat domain-containing protein 13B isoform X3, whose amino-acid sequence is MPGRGNYKSHEAGGCGAGGGPRGQPGAGGAVPAPLRPAPRPPLQHARRMLASCSGRKGPEGRYPLHYLVWHNRARDLDRELSTKQADIEQLDPRGRTPLHLATTLGHLECARVLLKHGADVGKENRSGWTVLQEAVSTRDLELVQLVLRYRDYQRAIKRLAGIPILLEKLRKAQDFYVEMKWEFTSWVPLVSKICPSDTYKVWKSGQNLRVDTTLLGFDHMTWQRGNRSFVFRGQDTSAVVMEIDHDRRVVYSETLALAGHDQEVLLAAVQPTEEQVMGRLTAPVVTTQLDTKNIAFERNKSGILGWRSEKTEMVNGYEAKVYGASNVELITRTRTEHLSDQHKGKSKGSKTPLQSFLGIAEQHVGPNNGTLITQTLSHANPTAITPEEYFNPNFELGNRDMGRPMELTTKTQKFKAKLWLCEDHPLSLCEQVAPIIDLMAISNALFAKLRDFITLRLPPGFPVKIGTGRGGLCLRCGWRSQLPSLLFFFPPPFFPAEIPIFHILNARITFGNLNGCDEPVSSLRHSPSSEAPSPSSDSSSVSSSSSLTSCRVCEMDPALFEVPRGYSVVGTHQDTLREDEDDLLQFAIQQSLLEAGSEYDQVTIWEALTNSKPGTHPMSHESRRGDSPGRGWRGAQRPVPQLRRAAAVGDGVVGAGARGGRAPDAPGGRGAAADPAALADGEVTPRLC
- the ANKRD13B gene encoding ankyrin repeat domain-containing protein 13B isoform X6 gives rise to the protein MPGRGNYKSHEAGGCGAGGGPRGQPGAGGAVPAPLRPAPRPPLQHARRMLASCSGRKGPEGRYPLHYLVWHNRARDLDRELSTKQADIEQLDPRGRTPLHLATTLGHLECARVLLKHGADVGKENRSGWTVLQEAVSTRDLELVQLVLRYRDYQRAIKRLAGIPILLEKLRKAQDFYVEMKWEFTSWVPLVSKICPSDTYKVWKSGQNLRVDTTLLGFDHMTWQRGNRSFVFRGQDTSAVVMEIDHDRRVVYSETLALAGHDQEVLLAAVQPTEEQVMGRLTAPVVTTQLDTKNIAFERNKSGILGWRSEKTEMVNGYEAKVYGASNVELITRTRTEHLSDQHKGKSKGSKTPLQSFLGIAEQHVGPNNGTLITQTLSHANPTAITPEEYFNPNFELGNRDMGRPMELTTKTQKFKAKLWLCEDHPLSLCEQVAPIIDLMAISNALFAKLRDFITLRLPPGFPVKIEIPIFHILNARITFGNLNGCDEPVSSLRHSPSSEAPSPSSDSSSVSSSSSLTSCRVCEMDPALFEVPRGYSVVGTHQDTLREDEDDLLQFAIQQSLLEAGSEYDQVTIWEALTNSKPGTHPMSHESRRGDRTPQHTVSPRPAVPPAPGGGGGGPSALFPSYAEQLRLAMALSAREQEEAERRTRQEEEELQRILQLSLTEK
- the ANKRD13B gene encoding ankyrin repeat domain-containing protein 13B isoform X1 — its product is MPGRGNYKSHEAGGCGAGGGPRGQPGAGGAVPAPLRPAPRPPLQHARRMLASCSGRKGPEGRYPLHYLVWHNRARDLDRELSTKQADIEQLDPRGRTPLHLATTLGHLECARVLLKHGADVGKENRSGWTVLQEAVSTRDLELVQLVLRYRDYQRAIKRLAGIPILLEKLRKAQDFYVEMKWEFTSWVPLVSKICPSDTYKVWKSGQNLRVDTTLLGFDHMTWQRGNRSFVFRGQDTSAVVMEIDHDRRVVYSETLALAGHDQEVLLAAVQPTEEQVMGRLTAPVVTTQLDTKNIAFERNKSGILGWRSEKTEMVNGYEAKVYGASNVELITRTRTEHLSDQHKGKSKGSKTPLQSFLGIAEQHVGPNNGTLITQTLSHANPTAITPEEYFNPNFELGNRDMGRPMELTTKTQKFKAKLWLCEDHPLSLCEQVAPIIDLMAISNALFAKLRDFITLRLPPGFPVKIGTGRGGLCLRCGWRSQLPSLLFFFPPPFFPAEIPIFHILNARITFGNLNGCDEPVSSLRHSPSSEAPSPSSDSSSVSSSSSLTSCRVCEMDPALFEVPRGYSVVGTHQDTLREDEDDLLQFAIQQSLLEAGSEYDQVTIWEALTNSKPGTHPMSHESRRGDRLDSPAHGVPPSRCPPSPGRGWRGAQRPVPQLRRAAAVGDGVVGAGARGGRAPDAPGGRGAAADPAALADGEVTPRLC
- the ANKRD13B gene encoding ankyrin repeat domain-containing protein 13B isoform X4, which produces MPGRGNYKSHEAGGCGAGGGPRGQPGAGGAVPAPLRPAPRPPLQHARRMLASCSGRKGPEGRYPLHYLVWHNRARDLDRELSTKQADIEQLDPRGRTPLHLATTLGHLECARVLLKHGADVGKENRSGWTVLQEAVSTRDLELVQLVLRYRDYQRAIKRLAGIPILLEKLRKAQDFYVEMKWEFTSWVPLVSKICPSDTYKVWKSGQNLRVDTTLLGFDHMTWQRGNRSFVFRGQDTSAVVMEIDHDRRVVYSETLALAGHDQEVLLAAVQPTEEQVMGRLTAPVVTTQLDTKNIAFERNKSGILGWRSEKTEMVNGYEAKVYGASNVELITRTRTEHLSDQHKGKSKGSKTPLQSFLGIAEQHVGPNNGTLITQTLSHANPTAITPEEYFNPNFELGNRDMGRPMELTTKTQKFKAKLWLCEDHPLSLCEQVAPIIDLMAISNALFAKLRDFITLRLPPGFPVKIEIPIFHILNARITFGNLNGCDEPVSSLRHSPSSEAPSPSSDSSSVSSSSSLTSCRVCEMDPALFEVPRGYSVVGTHQDTLREDEDDLLQFAIQQSLLEAGSEYDQVTIWEALTNSKPGTHPMSHESRRGDRLDSPAHGVPPSRCPPSPGRGWRGAQRPVPQLRRAAAVGDGVVGAGARGGRAPDAPGGRGAAADPAALADGEVTPRLC